A genomic stretch from Campylobacter lari subsp. concheus includes:
- a CDS encoding LysE family transporter codes for MLEVILQGIVLGMGVSVPFGPVNILILNTALSSFKNAFCIGLGALSADILFLILINLGLLSFANNDFFYKILAVFGFFFLSFMVFLMLRKTRKVDLNKVNKTHPFKGFSKGFFLNVTNPYVIGFWVSVAGLSMQSKNSFALLFGLVGFIVFWIFTLSFFVSKFKALVKNKHIFYINLFSAFILEYFALSMLYKAFIG; via the coding sequence ATGCTAGAAGTAATCTTACAAGGTATAGTTTTAGGTATGGGTGTGTCTGTGCCTTTTGGACCCGTAAATATTTTAATCTTAAATACTGCTTTGTCTTCTTTTAAAAATGCTTTTTGCATTGGGCTTGGTGCTTTAAGTGCTGATATACTTTTTTTGATTTTGATTAATCTTGGGCTTTTAAGCTTTGCAAATAATGATTTTTTTTATAAAATATTAGCAGTTTTTGGCTTTTTCTTTTTGAGTTTTATGGTGTTTTTAATGCTAAGAAAAACAAGAAAAGTCGATCTTAACAAGGTAAATAAAACTCATCCTTTCAAGGGTTTTAGTAAAGGATTTTTCTTAAATGTTACAAATCCTTATGTGATAGGCTTTTGGGTGAGTGTGGCAGGACTTAGTATGCAGAGTAAAAACTCTTTTGCTTTGCTTTTTGGTTTGGTGGGTTTTATTGTGTTTTGGATTTTTACTTTATCGTTTTTTGTGTCTAAATTTAAAGCCCTTGTAAAAAACAAACATATATTTTACATTAATCTTTTTTCAGCGTTTATTTTAGAGTATTTTGCTCTTTCTATGCTGTATAAAGCTTTTATAGGATAA
- a CDS encoding LTA synthase family protein, giving the protein MLLAVIFSIFCFYLNIKILSLKLEIIKIKLVFFVLLNILLIYAYIVALRGHFAYNALRASSYEFSTIKAFNEISTNPLMAFSWAYKEYKNQQKFKSVDIKQLNQLEEKLFPMFDTTLTHQNHAKNHIYINIMESFGLNLADLSTKNINLLGNLKKHFEQDIIFTRFLSSANNTIESFNRLVFLSPNIISNGLYQKEKLAFTPLQIYKNVGYKIVFIYSGNASWYNLGNYFKNQGVDEIIDENTLMQDFPQARKTKHKYGIADEFMYKKIYSIFENATNPTLVISLSISTHRPYIHKSKTQLIDENALDEKILNQFIISDSIGALNAYAYANDEFGKFLDRIKDSSLRENIIIATTGDHRFRDIKMDIKSQKAFAYSVPFYLYLPKSLKNDIYYDKNRVGSHKDIFPTLYNLTLSNTKYLSLGGRNMLAPVKNEKLEFGFNELVWIDQNGVYDGNSGYYFENNTSIKDTNKAFELDLYHKNFSKKYKELFQKQLNYRLVNLKTSNNDE; this is encoded by the coding sequence TTGTTATTAGCTGTAATTTTTAGTATATTTTGTTTTTATCTTAATATTAAAATTCTTAGCTTAAAATTAGAGATTATTAAAATAAAACTAGTATTTTTTGTTTTATTAAACATTTTACTAATTTATGCTTATATTGTAGCGTTAAGAGGACATTTTGCTTATAATGCATTAAGAGCTTCAAGTTATGAATTTAGCACTATAAAAGCTTTTAATGAAATTTCTACAAATCCTTTGATGGCTTTTTCATGGGCATATAAAGAGTATAAAAATCAGCAGAAGTTTAAAAGTGTAGATATAAAACAGCTTAATCAACTAGAAGAAAAACTTTTTCCTATGTTTGATACTACTTTGACACATCAAAATCATGCTAAAAATCATATTTATATTAACATCATGGAAAGTTTTGGTTTAAATTTAGCTGATCTTAGCACTAAAAACATTAATCTTTTGGGAAATTTAAAAAAACATTTTGAGCAAGATATTATTTTTACTAGATTTTTATCTAGTGCAAACAATACCATAGAAAGTTTCAATCGTTTGGTTTTTTTAAGTCCAAATATTATTTCAAATGGATTGTATCAAAAAGAAAAATTAGCCTTTACGCCTTTGCAAATTTACAAGAATGTAGGGTATAAAATAGTTTTTATTTATAGTGGTAATGCTTCTTGGTATAATCTTGGCAATTATTTTAAAAATCAAGGTGTAGATGAAATCATAGATGAAAATACACTGATGCAAGATTTTCCACAAGCTAGAAAAACAAAACACAAATACGGTATAGCCGATGAGTTTATGTATAAAAAAATATATTCTATTTTTGAAAATGCTACAAATCCTACGCTTGTTATTTCTCTTAGTATTTCTACTCATAGACCTTATATACACAAAAGCAAAACACAACTTATTGATGAGAATGCTTTAGATGAAAAAATATTAAATCAATTTATTATCAGTGATTCTATAGGTGCTTTAAATGCTTATGCGTATGCAAATGATGAATTTGGAAAATTTTTAGATCGCATAAAAGATAGTAGTTTGAGAGAAAATATTATTATTGCTACTACAGGTGATCATAGATTTAGAGATATTAAGATGGATATAAAATCCCAAAAAGCTTTTGCCTATAGTGTGCCTTTTTATTTATATCTTCCAAAGTCTTTGAAAAATGATATTTATTATGATAAAAATCGTGTGGGTTCACATAAAGATATTTTTCCAACACTTTATAATCTTACTCTTAGCAACACAAAGTATTTAAGCCTAGGTGGAAGAAATATGTTAGCACCTGTAAAAAATGAAAAATTAGAATTTGGTTTTAATGAGCTTGTTTGGATAGATCAAAATGGAGTGTATGATGGAAACAGTGGTTATTATTTTGAAAATAATACTAGTATAAAAGATACAAATAAGGCTTTTGAGTTAGATTTATATCATAAAAATTTTTCAAAAAAATATAAAGAATTATTTCAAAAGCAATTAAATTATAGACTGGTTAATCTTAAAACATCAAACAATGATGAGTAG
- a CDS encoding endonuclease MutS2 yields the protein MQEQFFKKLDLDGYIEDFRGFFARDKEIFLQGDSKLHYKRINELSLIDFNPPPMIEELNSALTHLSKQGILHLSQSFEVIKICMYFRYLKGLKFEESLKEWLLKIEIPQAILELFEYFDEKGEIKESIDERLVNLNLALKMKKESLVAEFKKLTYTKSLNAYLIDTQIHLINGMEALLLRGGFNHVLKAKIIGRSSGGGFYVVPLSVEKIQSQIDEIKDAKEEIFYEYAKKISLVFYKNLMFLKFINNAFDLFDHYSARVLMAKKHDYEFVLADSSNNLSLYNFAHPALKNAKSVNIEFNKKVLIITGVNAGGKSMLLKGILSAALLAKHLLPMRINAQKSQIGNFKEFDAILEDPQNVKNDISTFAGRMLHFSKLLGKKNVLLGVDEIELGTDFEEAACLYTELISKLLEQDNKIIITTHHKRLAMLLAKNSQVELIAALYDEELSRPKYEFLKGTIGKSYAFETALRYGISANLVQNAKKLYGEDKENLEEMVSKNINLELSLRKKNEELEEKEAKVDEILLSLKDQKEKNEQEFKKLISNLEFKYHKAIEEAKKTINLKDIKEKQRSLNKANELKKSIVLPSMEQNEELRVGDFVKYEKIKGKITAISKNDAMIQSDGLSLRVPLNLLKKSNQTPTQKAKSSVNITRPSALNMTLDLHGLKSDEALERLDKFISDALIVGFDEVIVYHGIGTGKLAFAVKEFLKAHKSVKSFNDAPINQGGFGAKVVKL from the coding sequence ATGCAAGAGCAATTTTTTAAAAAGCTGGATTTAGATGGTTATATAGAAGACTTTAGGGGGTTTTTTGCAAGAGATAAAGAAATTTTTTTACAAGGTGATAGCAAACTTCATTATAAAAGGATTAATGAGCTTTCGCTGATTGATTTTAATCCCCCGCCCATGATAGAAGAGCTAAATAGTGCTTTAACTCATCTTAGCAAGCAAGGAATTTTGCATTTAAGTCAAAGCTTTGAAGTTATTAAAATCTGCATGTATTTTAGATACTTGAAGGGTTTAAAATTTGAAGAAAGTTTAAAAGAATGGCTTTTAAAAATAGAAATTCCACAAGCTATTTTAGAGCTTTTTGAGTATTTTGATGAAAAGGGTGAGATTAAAGAAAGTATTGATGAAAGACTTGTTAATTTAAATTTAGCTCTAAAAATGAAGAAAGAAAGCTTGGTGGCTGAGTTTAAAAAACTTACCTATACTAAAAGTCTTAATGCATACTTGATCGATACGCAAATTCATCTTATCAATGGTATGGAAGCCTTGCTTTTACGCGGTGGATTTAATCATGTCTTAAAAGCAAAAATCATAGGTAGAAGTAGCGGCGGTGGATTTTATGTGGTGCCTTTAAGTGTAGAAAAAATTCAAAGTCAAATTGATGAAATCAAAGACGCCAAAGAAGAAATTTTTTATGAATATGCTAAAAAAATTAGTTTGGTTTTTTATAAAAATTTGATGTTTTTGAAATTTATTAATAATGCATTTGATTTGTTTGATCATTATAGCGCTAGAGTTTTGATGGCTAAAAAGCATGATTATGAGTTTGTTTTAGCTGATAGTTCTAATAATTTAAGTTTATATAACTTCGCACATCCGGCTTTAAAAAATGCAAAAAGTGTTAATATAGAGTTTAATAAAAAAGTTTTAATCATCACAGGTGTAAATGCAGGTGGTAAGTCTATGCTTTTAAAAGGAATTTTAAGCGCAGCTTTACTTGCAAAGCATTTACTTCCTATGAGAATTAATGCGCAAAAAAGCCAAATAGGCAACTTCAAAGAATTTGATGCGATTTTAGAAGATCCACAAAATGTAAAAAACGATATTTCTACTTTTGCAGGAAGAATGTTACATTTTTCTAAGCTTTTGGGCAAGAAAAATGTTTTATTAGGGGTTGATGAGATAGAGCTTGGGACAGATTTTGAAGAAGCTGCGTGTTTATATACTGAGCTTATTTCTAAGCTTTTAGAACAAGATAATAAAATCATTATCACAACTCACCATAAACGCCTTGCTATGCTTTTGGCTAAAAATTCACAAGTAGAACTCATCGCTGCTTTGTATGATGAGGAATTATCACGCCCAAAATATGAGTTTTTAAAAGGTACTATAGGTAAATCTTATGCATTTGAAACGGCTTTAAGATATGGCATAAGTGCAAATTTAGTACAAAATGCTAAAAAGCTTTATGGTGAAGATAAAGAAAATTTAGAAGAGATGGTAAGTAAAAATATCAATCTTGAACTTTCTTTACGCAAGAAAAATGAAGAACTTGAGGAAAAAGAAGCTAAGGTAGATGAAATTTTACTTTCACTCAAAGATCAAAAAGAAAAAAATGAGCAAGAATTTAAAAAGCTTATTTCTAATTTAGAGTTTAAATATCACAAAGCCATAGAAGAAGCTAAAAAAACGATAAATCTAAAAGATATTAAAGAAAAACAAAGAAGTTTAAACAAAGCCAATGAGCTTAAAAAAAGCATTGTTTTGCCAAGCATGGAGCAAAATGAAGAACTTAGAGTTGGAGATTTTGTAAAATATGAAAAAATCAAAGGTAAAATCACAGCTATTTCAAAAAATGATGCGATGATTCAAAGTGATGGTTTAAGTTTGCGTGTGCCTTTAAATCTTCTTAAAAAAAGCAATCAAACCCCTACACAAAAGGCAAAATCAAGTGTTAATATAACCCGTCCAAGTGCTTTAAATATGACTTTAGATTTACACGGCTTAAAAAGTGATGAGGCGCTTGAAAGATTAGATAAATTTATCTCTGATGCTTTGATAGTAGGTTTTGATGAGGTGATAGTTTATCATGGTATAGGTACAGGAAAATTAGCTTTTGCGGTAAAAGAGTTTTTAAAAGCCCACAAGAGTGTAAAAAGCTTTAATGATGCACCGATTAATCAAGGTGGTTTTGGTGCTAAGGTGGTTAAGCTTTAA
- a CDS encoding N-6 DNA methylase produces the protein MIEEILKDSDYKLDLFSKKAIAELETKIIVKTNKNNQIIYYTNCLVRDKEIKLTPEEIVRQLYIDKLLSEYNYPKDMIKIEFGVHFGREVKRADIVIMDKIQITTPYIIIEVKKPKLKDGKEQLKSYCNATGATMAVWCNGKEISYYHRKDPNYFESIPNIPASNQTLPDLLKVKFTFDDLIKEDILKSQKRSLKNLVTEMEDEVLANAGVDVFEECFKLIFIKLFDELDGARDRTKSLEFRNYGESDSELKQKIEKLFDKAKKKWEGVFNNDEKIKLSPSHLSVCVSSLQNVKLFNSNLEVIDDAFEYLVNKSSKGEKGQYFTPRYVIDMCVKMLNPKKDESMIDTASGSCGFPIHTCFYVWRSIYKERGIEASHLFTAEEKISECQDYVKEKVFGIDFDEKSVRVSKMLNLIAGDGHTNVLYLNSIDFDRWDEWVRDDEDWQDVYFEGFKRLKKLRATKNQNRDFNFDILMANPPFAGDIKESRILARYELGKKENGKPQSKVGRDILFIERNLDMLKPGGRMAIVLPQGRFNNSSDKYIREFIAQKARILAVVGLHGNVFKPHTGTKTSVLFLQKWDDKLCPKCEDYNIFFATMSEPSKDNSGEKIYYPLLDSHDHLVVKHDLFHPHLEGDEPIKQKDESQEDFDKRMQEYRLNLEKYKDLQKDGIAEAFIEFAKSENLSFWKE, from the coding sequence ATGATTGAGGAAATTTTAAAAGATAGTGATTACAAACTAGATCTATTTAGTAAAAAAGCTATTGCTGAATTGGAAACTAAAATTATAGTTAAAACAAACAAAAATAATCAAATTATATACTATACTAATTGCCTTGTCCGCGATAAAGAAATTAAACTCACGCCAGAAGAAATTGTGCGTCAACTTTATATCGATAAGCTTTTAAGTGAATATAACTATCCTAAGGATATGATAAAAATTGAATTTGGTGTGCATTTTGGACGCGAAGTAAAAAGAGCTGATATTGTGATAATGGATAAAATCCAAATTACAACCCCATACATCATTATAGAAGTAAAAAAGCCAAAGTTGAAAGATGGCAAAGAGCAGTTAAAAAGTTATTGTAATGCTACAGGTGCAACTATGGCTGTGTGGTGTAATGGTAAAGAAATTAGTTATTATCATAGAAAAGATCCAAATTATTTTGAATCTATTCCAAATATTCCTGCATCAAACCAGACATTACCAGATCTGTTGAAAGTAAAATTTACCTTTGATGATTTGATCAAAGAAGATATTTTAAAAAGTCAAAAGCGAAGTTTAAAGAATTTAGTCACAGAAATGGAAGATGAGGTGTTGGCAAATGCCGGAGTTGATGTATTTGAAGAATGTTTTAAACTTATATTTATAAAACTTTTTGATGAATTAGATGGCGCAAGAGATAGAACAAAGAGTTTAGAGTTTAGAAATTATGGAGAATCTGATTCTGAACTTAAGCAAAAAATAGAAAAACTCTTTGATAAAGCAAAGAAAAAATGGGAAGGTGTATTTAATAATGATGAGAAAATTAAACTTTCTCCTTCGCACCTAAGCGTATGTGTATCATCATTGCAAAATGTAAAGTTATTTAACTCAAATTTAGAAGTAATTGATGATGCTTTTGAATATCTAGTGAATAAATCCTCAAAAGGTGAAAAAGGGCAATATTTTACTCCGCGTTATGTAATAGATATGTGCGTAAAAATGCTAAACCCTAAAAAAGATGAAAGTATGATAGATACTGCAAGTGGAAGTTGTGGATTTCCGATACATACTTGTTTTTATGTGTGGCGTTCAATTTATAAAGAAAGAGGTATAGAAGCAAGTCATCTCTTTACAGCTGAAGAAAAGATTTCTGAGTGTCAAGACTATGTAAAAGAAAAAGTGTTTGGTATAGATTTTGATGAAAAAAGCGTGCGCGTATCAAAAATGCTTAATCTAATCGCAGGCGATGGGCATACGAATGTCTTGTATTTAAATTCCATTGACTTTGATAGATGGGATGAATGGGTAAGAGATGATGAAGATTGGCAAGATGTGTATTTTGAGGGATTTAAACGCTTAAAAAAATTAAGAGCTACTAAAAACCAAAATAGGGATTTTAATTTTGATATTTTAATGGCAAATCCACCTTTTGCCGGAGATATAAAAGAAAGTAGAATTTTAGCTAGATATGAGTTAGGCAAAAAAGAAAATGGCAAACCTCAAAGTAAAGTAGGAAGAGATATTTTATTTATTGAACGAAATTTAGATATGTTAAAGCCTGGTGGCAGAATGGCTATTGTATTACCACAAGGGCGTTTTAATAATTCAAGTGATAAATATATAAGAGAATTTATTGCACAAAAAGCTAGAATCTTAGCAGTTGTAGGACTTCATGGAAATGTCTTTAAGCCACACACAGGGACAAAAACAAGTGTTTTATTTTTACAAAAATGGGATGATAAATTATGTCCAAAGTGCGAGGACTATAATATCTTCTTTGCTACTATGAGTGAGCCTAGCAAAGATAATTCAGGTGAAAAGATTTATTATCCACTTTTAGATTCTCATGATCATTTAGTAGTAAAACATGATTTATTTCATCCGCATTTAGAAGGAGATGAGCCTATAAAACAAAAAGATGAAAGCCAAGAAGATTTTGATAAAAGAATGCAAGAATATAGGTTAAATTTAGAAAAATACAAAGACTTGCAAAAAGATGGCATAGCGGAAGCTTTTATTGAATTTGCAAAGAGTGAAAATTTGAGTTTTTGGAAAGAATAA
- a CDS encoding ATP-binding protein yields the protein MTERKFLELIATDESTKRLKHRENSQLEFKANFNKADFALYAKTLAAFSNNQGGIIVFGVKDKPREAIGMTNNNLENLDNKDFSNFLNESFAPEIIFNIQTFNADNKTFGIIEVKEGLNKPFICIKNNGKKQEILEGEIYYRYSGRSEKIKYPELRNILDKNLEIERQKWMEHIENIAKIGPKNVKMLDLLRGEIDSGNGKKIVIDKKLLENLNLVVEGKFVEKEGAPALKLIGTIENGEIMAPNLNLEKDFYTTKELLERLGLNITHHYFRGILAEYPIIQQDAKYFQQKKNQKYYSKFCFDFLNQKKLSDDDIKELCKKHNIWKKNGK from the coding sequence ATGACAGAGCGAAAATTTTTAGAATTAATTGCAACTGATGAAAGTACAAAGAGGCTTAAACATAGAGAAAATTCACAACTTGAATTTAAGGCAAATTTTAATAAGGCAGATTTTGCACTATATGCTAAAACATTAGCAGCTTTTTCAAATAATCAAGGTGGCATTATTGTATTTGGCGTTAAAGATAAACCAAGGGAGGCAATAGGCATGACAAATAATAATCTTGAAAATTTGGATAACAAGGATTTCTCAAATTTTTTAAATGAAAGTTTTGCACCAGAAATTATTTTCAATATACAAACTTTTAATGCAGATAATAAAACTTTTGGAATAATAGAGGTTAAAGAAGGATTAAACAAGCCATTTATTTGCATTAAAAACAATGGAAAAAAACAAGAAATTTTAGAAGGAGAAATATATTATAGATATAGTGGAAGAAGCGAAAAAATTAAATATCCCGAACTAAGAAATATTTTAGATAAAAATTTAGAAATAGAGCGCCAAAAGTGGATGGAACATATAGAGAACATAGCCAAGATAGGTCCAAAGAATGTTAAAATGCTAGATTTGCTTCGTGGAGAAATAGATAGTGGCAATGGAAAAAAAATAGTCATAGATAAAAAGTTATTGGAGAATCTAAATTTAGTTGTTGAAGGCAAGTTTGTAGAAAAAGAAGGCGCTCCAGCGCTTAAACTTATAGGAACTATAGAGAATGGAGAAATTATGGCGCCAAATTTAAATCTTGAAAAAGATTTTTATACTACGAAAGAATTGCTAGAAAGATTAGGTTTAAACATAACTCATCATTATTTTAGAGGTATTCTAGCTGAATATCCTATCATACAGCAAGATGCTAAATATTTTCAACAAAAGAAAAATCAAAAATATTATAGTAAATTTTGTTTCGATTTCTTGAATCAAAAAAAATTATCAGATGATGATATAAAAGAACTTTGTAAAAAACACAATATTTGGAAAAAAAATGGAAAATAA
- the dapE gene encoding succinyl-diaminopimelate desuccinylase encodes MQVVEIFKELSKFKSITPDDDGALNYIAVELSDFEAFFIEKEGVKNLLLTKKFSDDGEHLAFGGHVDVVPAGEGWSSDPFEPLEKDGFIYARGAQDMKSGVAAFICAVKEVENFKGRISLILTSDEEGEAKFGTLEVLKFMQEKDMLPDFAVVAEPTCDKKFGDSIKIGRRGSINAKLLIKGKQGHVAYPQKCINPVHNFASALKFLAGFDLDPGDEVFAPSKIVITDIRGGMEVCNVTPNDLKLMFNVRNSPQTSLEDVKAYVEKTCEGLDYELSINQSSKPFLTQSDSKIVQRLNESVQKITQIVPELNTKGGTSDARYFAEFGVKVVEFGVCNDRIHAIDERVSVEELEKLYLIFKDLIENF; translated from the coding sequence ATGCAAGTAGTTGAAATTTTTAAGGAATTAAGCAAATTTAAATCTATCACTCCAGATGATGATGGGGCGTTAAATTATATTGCAGTGGAGTTAAGTGATTTTGAAGCTTTTTTTATAGAAAAAGAAGGTGTGAAAAATCTTTTACTGACTAAAAAATTTAGTGATGATGGGGAGCATTTAGCTTTTGGTGGGCATGTAGATGTAGTGCCTGCGGGAGAGGGTTGGAGCAGCGATCCTTTTGAGCCTTTAGAAAAAGATGGGTTTATTTATGCAAGAGGTGCGCAAGATATGAAAAGTGGCGTGGCTGCTTTTATATGTGCGGTCAAGGAAGTAGAAAATTTCAAAGGAAGAATTTCGTTGATTTTAACAAGCGATGAAGAAGGTGAGGCTAAATTTGGCACGCTTGAAGTGCTTAAATTTATGCAAGAAAAAGATATGTTACCTGATTTTGCTGTAGTTGCTGAGCCAACTTGTGATAAAAAATTTGGAGATAGTATTAAAATAGGGCGTCGTGGTTCTATCAATGCAAAATTACTCATTAAAGGCAAGCAAGGTCATGTGGCATACCCGCAAAAATGCATTAATCCTGTGCATAATTTTGCTTCGGCTTTGAAATTTTTAGCAGGATTTGATCTTGATCCAGGTGATGAGGTTTTTGCTCCATCTAAAATTGTCATTACTGATATACGTGGTGGTATGGAAGTGTGTAATGTAACTCCAAATGATTTAAAATTGATGTTTAATGTAAGAAATTCTCCGCAAACTAGCTTAGAAGATGTAAAAGCTTATGTGGAAAAAACTTGTGAAGGACTTGATTATGAATTAAGTATAAATCAAAGCTCAAAACCTTTTTTAACACAAAGTGATTCTAAAATCGTACAAAGGCTAAACGAGAGCGTGCAAAAAATCACCCAAATAGTGCCAGAACTTAACACCAAAGGCGGTACAAGTGATGCAAGGTATTTTGCTGAGTTTGGCGTAAAGGTAGTAGAATTTGGCGTGTGTAATGATAGAATTCATGCTATTGATGAGAGAGTGAGTGTAGAAGAGCTTGAAAAATTGTATTTGATTTTTAAAGACTTGATAGAAAATTTTTAA
- a CDS encoding SIR2 family NAD-dependent protein deacylase: MKQVMILSGAGLSAPSGIKTFRVGGGLWEEHDVMEVCSATGFRKNPKKVLEFYNKRRKELASVKPNHAHKIIALLKQKFPKQISILTQNVDDLLERAGCEEVVHLHGFLPELRCLECESIFNIGYESSDDKICPSCQSKNVRHNIVMFEEMAPNYKILYEKLQNCDLFVCIGTSGQVLPVGEYARVCKQSILNNLDKDRYLESNFTKVYIEDVCTAIDKIKIDIENFLEAKC; the protein is encoded by the coding sequence ATGAAACAAGTGATGATTTTAAGTGGAGCAGGTTTGTCTGCTCCAAGTGGTATAAAGACTTTTAGAGTTGGTGGTGGGCTTTGGGAAGAGCATGATGTGATGGAAGTTTGCTCTGCAACTGGCTTTAGAAAAAATCCTAAAAAAGTTTTGGAATTTTATAATAAAAGAAGAAAAGAACTAGCTAGTGTTAAGCCAAATCATGCACATAAAATCATCGCTTTATTAAAACAAAAATTTCCAAAACAAATTAGCATTTTAACACAAAATGTAGATGATTTATTAGAGCGAGCAGGGTGTGAAGAAGTGGTGCATTTGCATGGCTTTTTACCTGAGCTTAGGTGCTTAGAATGTGAAAGTATTTTTAACATAGGTTATGAAAGTAGTGATGATAAAATTTGTCCAAGTTGTCAAAGTAAAAATGTAAGACATAATATCGTAATGTTTGAAGAAATGGCGCCAAATTATAAAATTTTATATGAAAAATTACAAAATTGTGATTTATTTGTATGTATAGGCACAAGTGGGCAGGTTTTGCCTGTGGGAGAATATGCAAGAGTGTGCAAGCAAAGTATATTAAACAATCTTGATAAAGATAGATATTTAGAAAGCAATTTTACTAAAGTTTATATAGAAGATGTTTGCACAGCTATTGATAAAATCAAAATCGATATAGAAAATTTTTTGGAAGCAAAATGCTAG
- the murC gene encoding UDP-N-acetylmuramate--L-alanine ligase: MQKIHFIGIGGIGISALARFLKEQGFKISGSDIKESKITKELEKEGIDIKIPHHKDNVKDVDLVVYSAAIKEDNEELISAKKQNITTLSRKEALPMILKDKRVFAVAGAHGKSTTSSILASLIEASVIIGAVLKESGTNMLYKESENLIFEADESDSSFLNSNPYLAIVTNVEAEHLDHYGNDLARLHKAYEDFLCLSKIQVINAEDEFLSSLNLNNAKKLYPSKDITNIHMKVENFKPKTYFTLKDLGEFSIFGMGEHVAMDAALAILAASEFINIEELKTKLLKYQGIKKRFDILFADENMALIDDYGHHPTEIKTTLKAANEYARLAGYKKIIAIFEPHRYTRLSANISYFSEVLANVDELYILPVYAAGEAKIEINMQKYFPKAKFIKEIKREENTICLDDELIENGLVIGFGAGDISTKLRGKYV, from the coding sequence ATGCAAAAAATTCATTTTATAGGTATAGGTGGTATTGGAATTTCAGCTTTGGCGAGATTTTTAAAAGAGCAAGGCTTTAAGATTAGTGGCTCTGATATCAAAGAAAGTAAAATCACAAAAGAATTAGAAAAAGAAGGCATAGATATAAAAATTCCTCATCATAAAGATAATGTCAAAGATGTGGATTTAGTGGTGTATTCAGCTGCTATTAAAGAAGACAATGAAGAATTAATTAGTGCAAAAAAACAAAACATCACAACTCTTTCAAGAAAAGAAGCCTTGCCTATGATTTTAAAAGATAAAAGAGTTTTTGCAGTTGCAGGAGCTCATGGTAAAAGCACAACTTCAAGTATTTTAGCAAGCTTGATAGAAGCTTCTGTGATTATTGGTGCAGTGTTAAAAGAAAGCGGCACTAATATGCTTTATAAAGAAAGTGAAAATCTCATTTTTGAAGCCGATGAGAGTGATAGTTCTTTTTTAAATTCAAATCCTTATTTAGCTATAGTGACTAATGTTGAAGCAGAACATTTAGATCATTATGGAAACGATCTTGCAAGATTACATAAAGCTTATGAGGACTTTTTGTGCTTGTCTAAAATCCAAGTGATTAATGCTGAAGATGAGTTTTTATCAAGTTTAAATTTAAATAACGCAAAAAAACTTTACCCAAGTAAAGATATCACAAATATTCATATGAAAGTAGAAAATTTTAAGCCAAAAACCTATTTTACACTTAAAGATTTAGGTGAATTTAGTATTTTTGGTATGGGTGAACATGTAGCGATGGATGCTGCTTTGGCTATTTTGGCTGCGAGTGAATTTATAAACATAGAAGAGCTAAAAACTAAACTTTTAAAATACCAAGGCATTAAAAAAAGATTTGATATTTTGTTTGCAGATGAAAATATGGCTTTGATTGATGATTATGGACATCATCCAACAGAAATCAAAACCACGCTTAAAGCAGCAAATGAGTATGCAAGGCTAGCTGGATATAAAAAAATCATAGCGATTTTTGAGCCTCATCGTTATACGCGTTTAAGTGCAAATATATCGTATTTTAGCGAGGTTTTAGCAAATGTTGATGAGCTTTATATTTTACCTGTGTATGCAGCAGGGGAAGCTAAAATAGAAATTAATATGCAAAAATACTTTCCAAAAGCTAAATTTATAAAAGAAATCAAAAGAGAAGAAAACACTATTTGTCTTGATGATGAGTTGATTGAAAATGGTTTGGTAATAGGCTTTGGTGCAGGAGATATAAGCACAAAGCTCAGGGGAAAATATGTTTAA